The proteins below come from a single Rosa rugosa chromosome 2, drRosRugo1.1, whole genome shotgun sequence genomic window:
- the LOC133734030 gene encoding uncharacterized protein LOC133734030, with translation MGKKKNQKLKLLEDYKTKEQVFLSWSCPPKGWYKLNVDGTVHKRIGGGGVIRNEYGQWVGGFAANFGKGKVIDAELSALHTGLEYAWNSGWFPLEVETDAIKTIQFMVNEIEVDHSHPQFDLIRSCQALLNQNWRYSLRHVYREQNCVADSLARHGLTMEPGCHYFTDPPPHCIPLLAEDQSGFTRPRFVTPRAMQYRGMANQSQSQSPETGDSQKMGESQEREDLASVTFRWKIDNFSELNLKHYSEVFIIGDFKWRILIYPRGNNTNHLSVYLEVPDSSELPYGWSRYARFSLTMVNQVDYSKSFTKGTVHVFGIHESEFGFQSLAPLILLRDQRNGFLVNDSCIIEAEVGVRKAEAKISEDPSSSISASVEATSL, from the exons ATGGGAAA aaagaaaaatcagaaactgAAACTTTTGGAAGATTATAAAACTAAGGAACAGGTGTTCTTATCCTGGAGCTGCCCCCCTAAAGGCTGGTACAAACTTAACGTGGATGGGACAGTGCATAAGAGAATAGGAGGAGGTGGTGTCATCCGAAATGAATACGGTCAATGGGTTGGAGGATTTGCGGCAAATTTCGGAAAGGGCAAAGTGATTGATGCTGAGCTTTCGGCGTTACATACTGGCTTGGAATATGCTTGGAATTCTGGATGGTTTCCTCTTGAAGTGGAAACCGATGCGATAAAGACTATACAGTTTATGGTGAATGAAATTGAGGTGGACCATAGTCACCCTCAGTTTGACTTGATTAGGAGCTGCCAGGCTCTCCTTAATCAAAACTGGAGATATTCTCTGCGTCATGTGTATAGAGAACAGAACTGTGTAGCTGATTCTTTAGCCAGACATGGGCTTACAATGGAGCCAGGCTGCCACTATTTTACTGATCCACCTCCTCATTGTATCCCTTTGCTAGCTGAGGATCAGAGTGGGTTCACTCGACCCCGGTTTGTTACTCCTAGAGCCATGCAATACAG GGGAATGGCGAATCAGAGTCAGAGTCAGAGTCCGGAAACAGGGGACAGTCAGAAAATGGGGGAGAGTCAGGAAAGGGAGGATCTTGCTTCTGTGACTTTCAGATGGAAAATCGACAACTTCTCTGAGTTGAACTTGAAGCATTACTCTGAGGTTTTCATCATCGGTGATTTCAAATG GCGGATTCTTATTTACCCAAGGGGAAACAACACAAACCATCTGTCGGTGTACTTGGAAGTTCCAGATTCTTCAGAATTACCTTATGGATGGTCTAGATATGCCCGATTCAGCTTAACCATGGTTAATCAAGTTGATTACAGCAAGTCATTCACAAAAG GAACTGTACATGTATTCGGTATTCATGAGAGTGAGTTTGGATTCCAATCATTAGCCCCTCTAATTCTTCTCCGTGACCAAAGAAATGGGTTTCTTGTGAATGATTCATGTATCATTGAAGCCGAGGTTGGAGTCCGTAAGGCTGAAGCAAAGATTTCAGAAGACCCGAGTTCCAGCATTTCTGCATCTGTGGAGGCTACATCTTTATAG
- the LOC133727815 gene encoding uncharacterized protein LOC133727815 isoform X1, whose amino-acid sequence MSIPQAQHVSPSGIQLTTASSDSATGIGNQSADIAIDISADSAQPNRPLSYLLEHTMREEYLKTRVALYKYALKGDWEAAELILKKDWSRLPRASISRRYETVLHVAAGTSHIHFVEKLVSMMEVEDLALQDVNGNTALCIAAAAGSLDIVQFLIQKNKSLLTIRGSKDMAPAYMAAVSGQSEMACYLYYESKKMLEKTDRENLFFSCINNCLYDLAFQLLDADKALAKARTSSQKNKTALHILARRPSAFGGSQSPPMWPRLINSFLPGLKFACKRKLREANGALQLVHRLWVEILRDEYDDVMRLIKYPSNLFFDAAELGNYEFLVALMSSYPDLVWETDEKNRTIIHIAVLHRHASIFNLVHEIGSIKDVIVTYKDVQGNNIVHMAAKLAPQNQLNLVSGVALQMHRELVWFEEVKKIVQPQYIEMENNEGKTPQELFTEEHTVLMRQGEKWMKDTATSCMLVATIIATVVFSAALSIPGGTNDHIGKPNLLKQKAFLDFTIADEVALFSSSNAMLMFLFILTSRYAENDFRKSLPLKLMAGLTSLFISIASMMMAFSTAFYLSCQYESKWVSNFTFLFAFLPIALFALMKFPLVSDMSSSIFCPSLLFQPWKHMLY is encoded by the exons ATGTCTATCCCACAAGCACAACATGTATCACCTTCCGGGATTCAATTAACCACAGCTAGCAGCGATTCAGCAACTGGGATAGGCAACCAATCAGCAGACATCGCCATTGACATTTCAGCTGATTCGGCTCAACCTAACAGACCTTTGTCTTATTTACTAGAACATACAATGA GAGAAGAATACCTTAAGACACGTGTTGCCCTCTATAAGTATGCACTAAAAGGCGATTGGGAAGCCGCTGAACTAATCTTGAAAAAGGATTGGAGCAGACTTCCACGAGCTAGCATATCTAGAAGATATGAAACAGTCCTTCACGTTGCAGCAGGAACAAGCCATATTCACTTTGTGGAGAAACTGGTCAGCATGATGGAAGTAGAAGATTTGGCACTGCAGGACGTAAATGGAAACACTGCCTTGTGCATTGCCGCTGCGGCTGGATCTCTAGACATTGTCCAATTTTTGATACAAAAGAACAAGTCTTTGCTAACAATTAGGGGCAGTAAAGATATGGCACCAGCCTATATGGCTGCTGTGTCAGGACAGTCCGAAATGGCGTGTTACCTGTACTACGAAAGTAAAAAGATGTTGGAGAAAACCGACCGAGAAAACTTGTTTTTTTCTTGCATCAACAATTGTCTGTACG ATCTGGCCTTTCAGTTGCTAGATGCTGATAAAGCATTAGCGAAGGCACGTACTAGTTCGCAAAAAAATAAAACGGCCTTGCATATCCTGGCTCGAAGACCTTCAGCATTTGGTGGCAGCCAAAGTCCACCAATGTGGCCTAGACTCATTAACTCAT TCCTCCCAGGTTTGAAGTTCGCATGCAAAAGAAAGTTGAGAGAAGCTAATGGAGCCCTTCAACTAGTCCACCGCCTCTGGGTAGAAATCTTGAGAGATGAGTATGATGACGTGATGAGGCTAATCAAATATCCTTCAAATTTATTCTTTGACGCAGCGGAATTAGGAAATTATGAGTTTCTGGTAGCGCTTATGAGCTCTTATCCTGATTTAGTATGGGAAACTGATGAAAAAAATCGAACCATAATCCACATCGCAGTTCTGCATCGTCACGCAAGTATCTTCAATCTAGTGCATGAAATAGGCTCAATCAAAGATGTCATCGTGACATACAAAGATGTTCAGGGTAACAACATTGTGCATATGGCTGCAAAATTAGCACCTCAAAATCAATTGAATCTCGTGTCAGGCGTAGCTCTTCAAATGCATCGAGAGTTGGTATGGTTTGAG GAAGTCAAAAAGATCGTCCAACCTCAATACATCGAGATGGAAAACAACGAAGGAAAAACACCTCAAGAATTATTTACTGAAGAGCATACGGTGTTAATGCGTCAAGGAGAAAAATGGATGAAGGACACTGCAACTTCATGCATGCTCGTTGCGACTATTATTGCAACCGTTGTGTTCTCAGCTGCACTTAGCATACCGGGTGGCACAAATGATCATATTGGAAAACCAAACCTTTTGAAACAGAAAGCCTTTCTAGACTTTACCATAGCTGACGAAGTAGCACTCTTTTCCTCTTCAAATGCAATGTTGATGTTCTTGTTCATCCTTACCTCGCGGTATGCAGAAAATGATTTCCGAAAGTCCTTACCCTTGAAGTTGATGGCAGGACTCACTAGCCTCTTCATATCTATAGCATCAATGATGATGGCTTTCAGCACTGCCTTCTATCTATCATGTCAATACGAATCAAAATGGGTATCaaattttacatttttatttgCATTTCTCCCAATTGCTTTGTTTGCGCTTATGAAATTTCCTCTTGTGTCCGACATGTCCTCTTCTATATTTTGCCCAAGTCTACTATTTCAGCCGTGGAAACACATGCTCTACTAG
- the LOC133727815 gene encoding uncharacterized protein LOC133727815 isoform X2, which translates to MSIPQAQHVSPSGIQLTTASSDSATGIGNQSADIAIDISADSAQPNRPLSYLLEHTMREEYLKTRVALYKYALKGDWEAAELILKKDWSRLPRASISRRYETVLHVAAGTSHIHFVEKLVSMMEVEDLALQDVNGNTALCIAAAAGSLDIVQFLIQKNKSLLTIRGSKDMAPAYMAAVSGQSEMACYLYYESKKMLEKTDRENLFFSCINNCLYDLAFQLLDADKALAKARTSSQKNKTALHILARRPSAFGGSQSPPMWPRLINSCLKFACKRKLREANGALQLVHRLWVEILRDEYDDVMRLIKYPSNLFFDAAELGNYEFLVALMSSYPDLVWETDEKNRTIIHIAVLHRHASIFNLVHEIGSIKDVIVTYKDVQGNNIVHMAAKLAPQNQLNLVSGVALQMHRELVWFEEVKKIVQPQYIEMENNEGKTPQELFTEEHTVLMRQGEKWMKDTATSCMLVATIIATVVFSAALSIPGGTNDHIGKPNLLKQKAFLDFTIADEVALFSSSNAMLMFLFILTSRYAENDFRKSLPLKLMAGLTSLFISIASMMMAFSTAFYLSCQYESKWVSNFTFLFAFLPIALFALMKFPLVSDMSSSIFCPSLLFQPWKHMLY; encoded by the exons ATGTCTATCCCACAAGCACAACATGTATCACCTTCCGGGATTCAATTAACCACAGCTAGCAGCGATTCAGCAACTGGGATAGGCAACCAATCAGCAGACATCGCCATTGACATTTCAGCTGATTCGGCTCAACCTAACAGACCTTTGTCTTATTTACTAGAACATACAATGA GAGAAGAATACCTTAAGACACGTGTTGCCCTCTATAAGTATGCACTAAAAGGCGATTGGGAAGCCGCTGAACTAATCTTGAAAAAGGATTGGAGCAGACTTCCACGAGCTAGCATATCTAGAAGATATGAAACAGTCCTTCACGTTGCAGCAGGAACAAGCCATATTCACTTTGTGGAGAAACTGGTCAGCATGATGGAAGTAGAAGATTTGGCACTGCAGGACGTAAATGGAAACACTGCCTTGTGCATTGCCGCTGCGGCTGGATCTCTAGACATTGTCCAATTTTTGATACAAAAGAACAAGTCTTTGCTAACAATTAGGGGCAGTAAAGATATGGCACCAGCCTATATGGCTGCTGTGTCAGGACAGTCCGAAATGGCGTGTTACCTGTACTACGAAAGTAAAAAGATGTTGGAGAAAACCGACCGAGAAAACTTGTTTTTTTCTTGCATCAACAATTGTCTGTACG ATCTGGCCTTTCAGTTGCTAGATGCTGATAAAGCATTAGCGAAGGCACGTACTAGTTCGCAAAAAAATAAAACGGCCTTGCATATCCTGGCTCGAAGACCTTCAGCATTTGGTGGCAGCCAAAGTCCACCAATGTGGCCTAGACTCATTAACTCAT GTTTGAAGTTCGCATGCAAAAGAAAGTTGAGAGAAGCTAATGGAGCCCTTCAACTAGTCCACCGCCTCTGGGTAGAAATCTTGAGAGATGAGTATGATGACGTGATGAGGCTAATCAAATATCCTTCAAATTTATTCTTTGACGCAGCGGAATTAGGAAATTATGAGTTTCTGGTAGCGCTTATGAGCTCTTATCCTGATTTAGTATGGGAAACTGATGAAAAAAATCGAACCATAATCCACATCGCAGTTCTGCATCGTCACGCAAGTATCTTCAATCTAGTGCATGAAATAGGCTCAATCAAAGATGTCATCGTGACATACAAAGATGTTCAGGGTAACAACATTGTGCATATGGCTGCAAAATTAGCACCTCAAAATCAATTGAATCTCGTGTCAGGCGTAGCTCTTCAAATGCATCGAGAGTTGGTATGGTTTGAG GAAGTCAAAAAGATCGTCCAACCTCAATACATCGAGATGGAAAACAACGAAGGAAAAACACCTCAAGAATTATTTACTGAAGAGCATACGGTGTTAATGCGTCAAGGAGAAAAATGGATGAAGGACACTGCAACTTCATGCATGCTCGTTGCGACTATTATTGCAACCGTTGTGTTCTCAGCTGCACTTAGCATACCGGGTGGCACAAATGATCATATTGGAAAACCAAACCTTTTGAAACAGAAAGCCTTTCTAGACTTTACCATAGCTGACGAAGTAGCACTCTTTTCCTCTTCAAATGCAATGTTGATGTTCTTGTTCATCCTTACCTCGCGGTATGCAGAAAATGATTTCCGAAAGTCCTTACCCTTGAAGTTGATGGCAGGACTCACTAGCCTCTTCATATCTATAGCATCAATGATGATGGCTTTCAGCACTGCCTTCTATCTATCATGTCAATACGAATCAAAATGGGTATCaaattttacatttttatttgCATTTCTCCCAATTGCTTTGTTTGCGCTTATGAAATTTCCTCTTGTGTCCGACATGTCCTCTTCTATATTTTGCCCAAGTCTACTATTTCAGCCGTGGAAACACATGCTCTACTAG